A DNA window from Xyrauchen texanus isolate HMW12.3.18 chromosome 6, RBS_HiC_50CHRs, whole genome shotgun sequence contains the following coding sequences:
- the LOC127644900 gene encoding zinc finger protein OZF-like: MMFIKEESEDMSYPESCSSNVMKNEDTEEQRDLIVKEENQELYEVKEEKHHPDQTLHSFKTEQNSFSGSQTGMFSQKRTKRTRVKHSFTCNQCGKIYAHKADLKRHMRNHTGEKPFTCYQCMKSFKRKEILLRHMRSHTGEQPFMCHQCGKSFKRKENLTRHMRIHTREKPFTCFQCGKSFKCKENLTRHMRIHTGEKPFTCFQCGKSFKCKENLTNHLRIHTGEKPFKCHQCGKCFIQACNLKKHLSVHSEVKSYSCDHCSKTFSSASVLRTHWKIHPNEKPYLCSLCGKRFSFVQSFKVHQKKHTGLTDHVCSECGKAFYRACDLESHKRIHTGEKPYKCSHCKKSFTTSGNLKKHERVHTGEKPYHCKSCGKSFSISGNLKAHKRVHTGEKPYHCTSCGKSFSQSGSLLTHRKNHCPGLSQ, translated from the coding sequence atCTGATAGTAAAAGAGGAAAATCAAGAACTGTATGAAGTGAAGGAGGAGAAACACCATCCGGATCAGACACTTCATAGTTTCAAAACTGAACAAAACTCTTTTAGTGGCTCACAAACTGGAATGTTTTCACAAAAGAGAACTAAAAGAACAAGAGTAAAACACTCTTTCACCTGCAATCAGTGTGGAAAGATTTATGCACATAAAGCAGATCTAAAGCGTCACATGAGAAATCACACTggtgagaagcctttcacatgctaTCAATGTATGAAGAGTTTTAAACGTAAAGAAATTCTATTAAGACACATGAGAAGTCACACTGGAGAGCAGCCTTTcatgtgccatcagtgtggaaagagtttcaagcGTAAAGAAAATCTTACTAGGCATATGAGAATTCACACTAGAGAGAAGCCATTCACCTgctttcagtgtggaaagagtttcaaatgTAAAGAAAATCTTACTaggcacatgagaattcacactggagagaagccattcaCCTgctttcagtgtggaaagagtttcaaatgTAAAGAAAATCTTACTAATCacttgagaattcacactggagaaaagcctttcaaatgccatcagtgtgggaagtGTTTCATACAGGCATGCAATCTCAAGAAACATCTGTCTGTGCACTCTGAAGTAAAGTCATATAGCTGTGATCATTGCAGCAAAACATTTTCTTCAGCATCAGTCTTAAGAACACACTGGAAAATTCAtccaaatgagaagccttacttGTGTTCACTTTGTGGAAAAAGATTTTCATTTGTGCAGAGTTTTAAAGTCCACCAGAAAAAACACACCGGTTTGACAGATCATGTGTGCTCTGAATGTGGGAAGGCCTTTTACAGAGCTTGTGACTTGGAAAGTCACaaaagaatccatactggagaaaaaccttacaagtgttcacattgtAAAAAGAGTTTCACTACTTCAGgaaacctgaaaaaacacgagagagtgcatactggagagaagccgtacCACTGCAAatcatgtgggaagagtttcagtaTTTCAGGAAACCTGAAAGCACATAAgcgagtgcatactggagagaaaccataccactgcacttcatgtgggaagagtttcagccAATCAGGCTCTCTACTGACTCATAGAAAAAATCATTGCCCAGGGTTGTCACAGTGA